A stretch of DNA from Brevibacillus ruminantium:
GGGCATTCACCATCTCGCCAATGGAGACTTTTCCAGGAAGGTTCATATTCCGTCCAATGATGAATTAGGGGAGATTGCCAAAGATATCAATCTGGCGGGTGAAAAATTGCAAGAGGCTGTAGAGCGGGGAGATTTTGCGGAAAGCAGCAAGGATCAGCTCGTGCTTAATCTGGCGCATGATTTGCGTACACCGCTTACTTCTGTGTTGGGATATCTCGATTTTATTTTGCGGGACGAGCAGCTGACTGCCGAGCAGGTCAGGCACTATGCGACGATTGCGTTTACCAAGTCGCAGCGTCTGGAAAAGCTGATCGATGAGCTTTTCGAAATCACCAGAATGAAATATGGCAAGGTTACCATCGACGAAAAGATAATTGATCTAAGTGAGCTGCTTGTACAGCTGAACGAAGAGATGTATCCCGCCTTGGAAAAAAATAACCTCGTCGCAAGGATGAATGTGGCCCCGCAATTGATGATTCGCGGAGATGGCGAGCTGCTGGCACGCGTGTTTGAGAATCTCCTGATGAATGCCTGTCGCTACGGGAGCGATGGACAGTTTGTTGATATGAACGGCTATCGTGATGACGGGGCAGTGGTGATTCAAATCATCAATTATGGTGACCCGATTCCCGAGGAGATTCAGGCGCATATTTTTGAGATGTTTTTTACTGGCGACAAGGCGCGAACGCATCAGGACGGGAGTACTGGCCTTGGTTTGTTCATAGCTAAAAATATTGTAGAGCAGCATCAAGGGACGATCTCTGTCCAGAGCGATCTGATCCGTACCCAGTTTGAAGTGCGGCTGCCTTATGAATCCAAAGCGTAATTTACGAGTGAATGTGTACAGTCGCAGAGCACCGGACGACATGCCGATACCCTGCGACTTTTTTGTCAAAATTAATATTGACATGACACCATTTAGTGCCCTATGATAAGGACACCAAAAGGTGTCTAATTAAGAGGGATCTTGATCGAGAAAAATCAGTGAGGGGTGTCCCTTTATGACAAAGAGTAGAACGAATCCTAAGGTTGATGAATTTTTAAGTAAAGCGAAAAAGTGGAAGGCAGAATATGAGAAGTTGAGAAATATTGTTCTTGACTGCGAGCTGACTGAAGAATTTAAGTGGATGCATCCTTGTTACACGTTTGAGAAAAAAAACATCGTTTTGATACATGGATTTAAAGAATATTGTGCGCTACTGTTTCACAAAGGTGCCTTGTTACAGGATTCCCATGGGATTCTCATCCAACAAACGGAGAATGTACAGTCGGCGCGCCAGATTCGGTTCACCAATCTTCAAGAAATAGTTGAAATGGAAACCATCTTGAAAGCCTATATTCATGAAGCCATTGAAATTGAAAAATCCGGTTTAGAAGTGAATTTTAAAAAGACTCCAGAATACGTAGTTCCTCAAGAACTTCAAACGAAATTCGATGAAATCCCTGCCTTGAAAACTGCTTTTGAAGCATTGACGCCGGGACGTCAAAGAGCCTACATTCTTCATTTTTCAACGCCCAAACAATCCAAAACGAGAGAGTCAAGGATTGAAAAATGTATGCAGCAAATTCTCGATGGAAAGGGATTAAATGAATAGTCAGGCTTACGCATTCTAGCTATTCCGTTTCAAAAACTGCGTGGCGTAGTAAATGTCCAAGAATGTGTTGCTTCCCTACCGATCGTGTACCCCCTTTCTTTAATGATAAAAAAGGTTCATGGCGTCCCTCAATGCTATGAACCTTTTCGACGTTAATTTCGGATTGGTAGCCATGTCATTCAGTAGTACTTGTTCTGCTCAAATGAAATCCCAGTCGAACGGGATCGCGGAAGAAATCGATAGTCTGACTTATCCTTTTTTCAAGATCTGCACTCGATTCCCACTTCTAGCAAGGTTTATGACTGAAACTTAAATGCAAATGTGCTTTGGCAACACTGAGGAAAAGAAGGGGGTAAAGAAAGTGAACATCCAAAATATAAAAGCGTTTATCTATGTCGTACAATTCGGAAGTTTTAATAAAGCAGCGGAAGCGTTGTATTTATCTCAACCATCGATATCGGCACGGATACGATCGCTAGAAAACGACGTCGCGCAAAAACTGTTTGTACGAGACCGGAACAAATGCGTGCTAACCGATGCCGGCAAAAGTTTTCTTCCGTACGCTGAAAAAATTTTACGTGAGTACCAAGAATCCGTATATAAAATGAACCAGCAATTGCATATACCCGATCAGGTAAAAATTGCTTGTTCCATTTCCATTTCAAACTATGTTATCCCTATCATACTCCCGGTACTGCAACAACAATTTCCAGCTTGTCGTTTCAAGATTGTATCTGATCATTCAGAGTCATCGTTATCCAAAGTGCTGAACCACGAGGTGGATTGCGGCCTCATCCGAGAGCTGATGCATCCACGTATCGAATCCAAGGTATTGATGAAATTTCCTGTTGGCTTATACGCTCATAGAGACCACCCGTTGGCTCAAAAGGAAACTAGTGTATCGATCGAACAATTGGCAGATCACAATATTATTTTCTACGACCATAATTCACCGGAATGGTTGGGGATTACGAATTTATTGGAAAAAGTCAATTTCCAGCAACATCTCCTTGTCGATATCGATAATATGGAAGCGGCAAAAAGATTAGTTATGAAAGGGATAGGTATCTGTTTCCTCCCTGAAAACGCAGTAGAAGATGAAGTGCAAAACCAGAGGATGAAAAAAATTCCCCTCACTCTGCCACATGAGTTTCAAACCAGCATTGCCCTTGTGCATGTGAAGGATGCAACAATATCTACGATCGTCTCCTATATCAAAAAAATGTTCGAATAAGTGTCGAGTAAGGGTAAAGCCAGTAAGCCAGTTTGCGACGGTATCCGGCTGGTGCATGCTGGCTTTCCTATTGAGGATGAGTTTACTAATAGACATTATCTATTAGTTGATAAATCTCTCACATTATTTTTGATAGCGCTTACGTGATAGTCTTATTCGTAAGACGTCGACGATCCTATATGGAAAGGGGACAGGTTATTCGTGATCATCAATGAAGGAGTTTTGGAACTGAACCTGATTACTTCGACAGCCGTGGGAATCTTTCTTCTTTTACTCGGTATGTGGTTGAACAAGAAAGTCGATATTTTTAAGAAATATTGCATACCAAGCCCGGTTATCGGTGGATTTAGTTTTGCGGTGATCGTTTGGCTTCTGAGAGAATTTGATGTCGTCCAATTGAAAACGGATACCACGATAGGCGATTTGCTTATGTTTGTTTTCTTCGTCACGATCGGTTTGGCTGGGAGTCTTTCTTTAATCAAAAAAGGGGGGAAAGTTTTATTTTTTTACATCCTCGTTTGTTGGGGGTTGGCAATCTTTCAAAATGGGTTTGGTGTTGCCCTGGCGTCGTTGCTAGGAATAGATCCGTTGCTTGGCATTGCATCCGGTTCAGCAGCACTAGAAGGTGGTCATGGAATGGCAGCTGCGATGGCGCCTTCCATTGAAGCTGCGGGAGGAACGGGGGCGCTAACTGTGGGACTGGCCGCCGCCACATATGGTTTAGTCGCAGGTAGTTTAATCGGAGGTCCGCTGGGAAACTGGCTGATTAAAAAGAACAAGTTGAAGATTGAAACGGATGACAATTGGGCCAGAAGTGTCGATGAACCTGAAAAACAGAACCAGGTGGCGAGCATCAATTATAAAAACGTCTTGACCATAGTGGCAGTCATCTTACTCGTTTTGGCTTTTGGTACAAACGTCGCAAAATGGCTAACCTACGTAACCGGATTCACGATCCCCGGTCATGTATTCAGTTTATTTGTCGGTTTACTATTTGCTTCCTTCAACAATAAGAAAAACATCGTGCACATAGATAGTAAAATACTGGATGTCTTTTCGATGGTAGCGCTTGAGCTCTTTTTAACCATGGCGATGATGAATCTGAAAATTTGGGAATTATATGACCTTGCTGTTCCACTCCTCATTATTTTACTTGCACAAACCATCGCGATCATTTTCATTGCTTGGTTAATCATTTTCAAGGTCACAGGTAAAAACTACGACGCAGCTTTACTTGCAGCTGGTTTTATCGGTCATGGTTTAGGTGCGACGGCGAATGCTCTCGCCGTCATGGATGCTATCACCAAGAAATACGGAGTCGTTTCGAAAAAGGCATTTTTCATTATCCCGGTCAGCGGATCGATGCTCGTGGATATCGTCGGGGTTCCCTCTATAGTAATTTTTACCAACTTTTTTGCGCATTGACTTGATTTGTTGATCCAATAATCTCGGTCTGCTCAAGGAGTCATGACCGGATTCATTGAATAAAAAACTTGTGGAGGATCAAAAATGAAAAAAGTAAACATGCCCATAACCGGAATTTGTACGTTCGCAAAATATCCTATTTGCGACGACTTGGAACAACTGGACGCCGATGTAGCTGTACTGGGAGTTCCCTATGATACAGGAGTTGGTTTTTTATCTGGATGCCGTTTTGGCCCACGACGCATCCGCGAGATTTCTACACATTACGCACGCGGCGATGCAGGATTTTATGATCCAGAAAGAGATGAGGTATTTTTGGGAGCGCCTTTCAAAATTGTTGATGTTGGAGACGCAGATGTAGTCCATGGAGATATTGAAGGGTCATTTACTGCGATTGAGTATGCGGTAAGCAAAATAAGAGAAAAGGGGGCGATACCTGCCATTATGGGCGGCGATCATTCTATCTCTATTCCCATCGCAAGAGGCTTGAAAGCGGAAGGGGACGTGACAGTGATCCAACTAGACGCCCATCTTGACTGGTCGGATGCTCCAGGTGGACAGCGTTTGGGGAATGGAAGTCCGATGAGGAGAATGTCAGAAATGAGCCATATAAAAGAAATGGTGCAAATCGGATTACGTGGACTTGGTAGTAGCAGAAAAGAGGATTTTGACGCAGCGAAAGCGTATCATAGTAAATTGATTTCTGCGAAGGAAGCCATGCAGTTGGGAGTAGAAGGCGTTTTGCAGAAAATCCCTAAGGCGGAAAAGTATTATGTCACTATCGACATTGATTGTTTTGATATTTCCTTGGCTACAGGAACGGGTTCTCCTTCACCAGGCGGATTCTCCTACGACTTTTTAAATGACATCCTGATCGGCATCGCAGAAAAAGGAAATGTCATTTGCTTTGATTTAGTAGAGGTAGCACCACAATATGACCCGACGAATTCTACGACACGAGTTGCGGCCATGACCATGTTAAACTTTATGGGGCATATCTTAAAACAAAAGAGATAAGCATACAGGCAGTAAGGAAAGCCATGATAGCGTGCACAACAGTCTATCATGGCTTTTTTCTATTGTCTGAAGTCCGCCGAGTGAGCCGAGGATGGGGATGCCAAAGTAATCGACCTGATGTATTTCGTCCATTCCTTTGGGAAAGAATGGGAGAACGAGAGTCGTCCAGGCATGAGCGCTTCCCAATAGCCCTGTAATCAGAGCGGCGAACTGATTCCAATAATACAGCAATCAAGTGCATGAAGTTACGATTGGACGGTGCAAAAATGTCGATTTTAAAATGGTATAAAAAATCAAAAAGACGGGCTGCTGTTAGTGTGCGGGATCAAGTATTAGAACAACACCAGACCGTGAGAATAAACGGCGATTTGGAACATACGATCGACTCGATCCAGCGAATACTAGGAATGAATGACGACTTTACGATTCGCCGCTTTCACGTATTCGGAAAGTATCCGGCAGTCATGTTTTATTTTTCGAATATGATCGATCAAGCTTCAATTAATATCAATATTTTAAAACCGTTCATGTATTTGCCTCCCCATTTGGAAGGAAAGGAAATTGAATCCTCCCAATTAAAGGATGTCCTGCTCTACGATTCGCTGTATCACAGCGAAGGTATGTTGGAAAGCCAGTTTACGCAACTCATCAAGGGTTTGTTACGCGGAGAGACTGTCGTAGCCATCGAGGGGTTGGAGGAAGCTTTTCTAATCGGTACGCGCAGTATAGAGAATAGGTCACCGGACCAACCAGCAACCGAACAGGTGATTCGTGGGCCTCGTGATGGTTTCATCGAACAATTGGGGACGAATATCGCCTTACTGCGATATCGGTTACAGACGACAGATTTTCGTGTCCGAACGATGCAACTCGGCCGTAGGACGAATTCGAAAGTCGCGATTTGTTATATGGAGGGTATTACAAGCCCAGATCTTGTAGAGGAAGTAAATAGACGTCTTAGCAACATCGATATCGAAGCGGTGCTCGATTCGGGTTATTTGGAGCAGTTTATCGAGGATAATCATGTGTCCCCATTTCCGCAAGTTCAGTATACGGAGCGGCCGGATAAAGTCGTCGCCAACCTGTTGGAAGGAAGGGTCGCCATTCTGGTCGATGGTTCCCCATTAGCACTGCTCGTACCGACTATCTTCAACCAGTTTTATCAGACAGTAGAGGACTATACGGAAAGATTTGTACTGATGAGTGCAATTCGCCTGGCAAGGTTTGTAGCCTTGATCTTTTCTCTAATCTTTCCGTCTCTTTATGTTGCTATTATTTCCTTCAATCCGGAATTGATTCCGACCGAATTTGCAGTAGCTGTAGCAGGAGGGCGGGCTGGCGTTCCTTTCCCGGCGATCATCGAAGTGCTGGTGATTGAAATATCCATGGAAGTATTGCGGGAAGCAACGATCCGATTGCCCCAACAGGTCGGCGGCGCTCTTTCTATCGTCGGTGTACTCGTTATCGGACAGGCAGCAGTGTCTGCGGGATTTGCGAGTCCCATCACCATTGTTATTATCGCCTTGACTACGATCGGGTCATTCGCTACTCCTGCCTACAATGCAGCGTTAGCCCTACGGCTCCTGCGATTCCCGCTCATTGTTTTAGCTGGAATTTTTGGCCTTTACGGCATCATGATCGGTTTGATTCTCATCGTGAATCATCTTCTTTCATTAAAATCGTTCGGCGTCCCTTACTTGAGCCCTCTGGTTCCGGGAAGCTTTCAGGGAATGAAAGATTTGCTCATACGCGGGCCGTTATGGTGGATGAAAAGCAGACCTGTATTTCTACATGTTCAAGATAAGACCAGAGTGGACAGTAGCACGGTGGAACAGCTTAATGAATCGCAAGGCGTTGAGTTAGATCCGTTAAAATCCAAAGGGCGGAAGGAGGAGCGTTAACGATGGAGCATCCCCGTCAGATAACCGTATTTCAAGCAACGGCAATTCTTGTTAGTACCATTATAGGTGTCGGCGTTCTTGCCCTCCCCCTTTTTGCTGTTCGGGCAGCAGACTCTGGTGCTCCTCTCGTCACGCTATTAGGCGTCCTGCTTGGCTTTGTTGGGCTGGCATTGATTACTGTGCTAGGTATGCGTTTTCCGACGAAATCCATCGTTCAATACAGCGAGGATATTATCGGAAAATGGTTCGCATGGATCGGCAGTGTATTCATCGTCGCCTTCTTTGCAGTGTTAACTTCTCTTACCGCACGTGAGTTTGGTGAAGTAGTCGTGACATCGGTTCTGACAAGAACTCCTGTGGAGGTCACTGTAATTGTCATGCTGCTTTTGGCAGCTATCTCGACTCGCAATAACATCACGACATTCGCATACATTCATTATTTCTATACTCCCATCCTTCTGGGACCAGGTCTGTTGATCGTCGTGCTCTCATTGAAAAATGCCGAGGTGATCAATCTTCAGCCTATTTGGGGAAACGAACCGGGCGGTATGCTGCTTGGCGTTGTTACGATAGCTGCCTTGTTTCAAGGGTCCTTTATTGTGACTGCAGTTATTCCAGCCATGCGTCGACCCCAGAAGGCGATGAAGGCTAGTATATGGGGAATGGTAATCGCAGGAGGGCTGTATGTTTCGATTGTCGTGGCGGCTGTCAGCGTGTTCGGCGCCGAAGAGATCAAGTTTTTGCTCTGGCCGACACTGGAGTTAGCCAAAGCGACCTCCTTGCCAGCGAATATTTTGGAACGACTGGATGCCGCCTTTCTTGCTGTTTGGGTGACCGCCGTGTTTACCACTCTTTTTTCAAGTTATTTTCTTACGATTCACTCAGCGAGCAAACTTTTTCGCTTACGCGACTATCGACTGTTTTCTTTTTTCATATTGCCGATTGTTTTTATTATGGCTATGTTCCCTCAAAACATCATGCATATGTATGAAATCATTCAAAAAGTCGGCCGCGTCGGTCTCATTATTACGATCGCTTATCCGGGAATGTTGTTGTTGATCGCTATTCTTCGCAGGAAAAGAGGGGATCGTGTTGAGGATAAGCCCATGGATTAAACAGCTGAAGTTTCTGTGTGTCATTCTCCTCGCGTTTCCGATTCTGACAGGATGCTGGGATCGTCTCGAAATCGAAAATCGTGCCGTCGTATTGGGGGTTTCAATTGATGAGGCGGGCCCAGAAGCTGAAAAAAAAGAGGACGAAATTTCACACCTTCGCGGGAAATTCCCAGCACCTCATAAAGACATGATTCGCATCGCCGTGCAGATCGCGCTTCCTGGGAGAATTCCGCTCGGACCGGGCGAAAGCGGAGGAGGGGGAGGAGGAAACAATGGAGTTGAACAAACCGTTTGGGTCATCGAGGTAGTGGGTCACACAATCGATGATGCCCTTATGAATTTAGATCAGCAGATTTCGGGGAGACTCTTCTTCGGGCATTTACGCGTCATTGTTGTATCCGAAGCCGTGGCCAAAAAAGGATTGCAAAATTTGAATGATTTCTTTCGACGCAATTCAGAAGTGCGCAGAATGGCCTGGATGATGATTTCGAAAGGACCTGCGATAGAATTAATGAAGGCCGCACCAAAGTTGGAACGTGTGCCGACGCTGTATTTGATGTCGACGTTGGATGACGCCATCAAGGTAGGCAAACTTCCAACCGATTATGTCGGTATGTTCTGGAGCAATTCCTCAAAGAAAGGGCAGGAAGGGTTTCTTCCTTATGTGCAAAAGATGAAAGAAGATAATATCGAAATTAAAGGATTAGCTTATTTTAAAGGCAGCAAAATGGTAGGTGTAACGAAGCCTATCGAAATCGCAGGGTACATGGGGATTAAAGGGATCAATCCCGCTGGGTATCGGGGCATGGTGAACGTGGACAGGAAATCGATGGCGAC
This window harbors:
- a CDS encoding HAMP domain-containing sensor histidine kinase, whose protein sequence is MAKRSSFRSKMIMLFGLSMLVSGVITYLLYKVLQYYYRTQVRLEDSLALIRRMIREIGDVNVFLLFFVPLSILFFYLFTKPYDIYFREISTGIHHLANGDFSRKVHIPSNDELGEIAKDINLAGEKLQEAVERGDFAESSKDQLVLNLAHDLRTPLTSVLGYLDFILRDEQLTAEQVRHYATIAFTKSQRLEKLIDELFEITRMKYGKVTIDEKIIDLSELLVQLNEEMYPALEKNNLVARMNVAPQLMIRGDGELLARVFENLLMNACRYGSDGQFVDMNGYRDDGAVVIQIINYGDPIPEEIQAHIFEMFFTGDKARTHQDGSTGLGLFIAKNIVEQHQGTISVQSDLIRTQFEVRLPYESKA
- a CDS encoding YdeI/OmpD-associated family protein, translating into MTKSRTNPKVDEFLSKAKKWKAEYEKLRNIVLDCELTEEFKWMHPCYTFEKKNIVLIHGFKEYCALLFHKGALLQDSHGILIQQTENVQSARQIRFTNLQEIVEMETILKAYIHEAIEIEKSGLEVNFKKTPEYVVPQELQTKFDEIPALKTAFEALTPGRQRAYILHFSTPKQSKTRESRIEKCMQQILDGKGLNE
- a CDS encoding LysR family transcriptional regulator; this translates as MNIQNIKAFIYVVQFGSFNKAAEALYLSQPSISARIRSLENDVAQKLFVRDRNKCVLTDAGKSFLPYAEKILREYQESVYKMNQQLHIPDQVKIACSISISNYVIPIILPVLQQQFPACRFKIVSDHSESSLSKVLNHEVDCGLIRELMHPRIESKVLMKFPVGLYAHRDHPLAQKETSVSIEQLADHNIIFYDHNSPEWLGITNLLEKVNFQQHLLVDIDNMEAAKRLVMKGIGICFLPENAVEDEVQNQRMKKIPLTLPHEFQTSIALVHVKDATISTIVSYIKKMFE
- a CDS encoding sodium/glutamate symporter, producing MIINEGVLELNLITSTAVGIFLLLLGMWLNKKVDIFKKYCIPSPVIGGFSFAVIVWLLREFDVVQLKTDTTIGDLLMFVFFVTIGLAGSLSLIKKGGKVLFFYILVCWGLAIFQNGFGVALASLLGIDPLLGIASGSAALEGGHGMAAAMAPSIEAAGGTGALTVGLAAATYGLVAGSLIGGPLGNWLIKKNKLKIETDDNWARSVDEPEKQNQVASINYKNVLTIVAVILLVLAFGTNVAKWLTYVTGFTIPGHVFSLFVGLLFASFNNKKNIVHIDSKILDVFSMVALELFLTMAMMNLKIWELYDLAVPLLIILLAQTIAIIFIAWLIIFKVTGKNYDAALLAAGFIGHGLGATANALAVMDAITKKYGVVSKKAFFIIPVSGSMLVDIVGVPSIVIFTNFFAH
- a CDS encoding agmatinase, with the protein product MKKVNMPITGICTFAKYPICDDLEQLDADVAVLGVPYDTGVGFLSGCRFGPRRIREISTHYARGDAGFYDPERDEVFLGAPFKIVDVGDADVVHGDIEGSFTAIEYAVSKIREKGAIPAIMGGDHSISIPIARGLKAEGDVTVIQLDAHLDWSDAPGGQRLGNGSPMRRMSEMSHIKEMVQIGLRGLGSSRKEDFDAAKAYHSKLISAKEAMQLGVEGVLQKIPKAEKYYVTIDIDCFDISLATGTGSPSPGGFSYDFLNDILIGIAEKGNVICFDLVEVAPQYDPTNSTTRVAAMTMLNFMGHILKQKR
- a CDS encoding spore germination protein, coding for MKLRLDGAKMSILKWYKKSKRRAAVSVRDQVLEQHQTVRINGDLEHTIDSIQRILGMNDDFTIRRFHVFGKYPAVMFYFSNMIDQASININILKPFMYLPPHLEGKEIESSQLKDVLLYDSLYHSEGMLESQFTQLIKGLLRGETVVAIEGLEEAFLIGTRSIENRSPDQPATEQVIRGPRDGFIEQLGTNIALLRYRLQTTDFRVRTMQLGRRTNSKVAICYMEGITSPDLVEEVNRRLSNIDIEAVLDSGYLEQFIEDNHVSPFPQVQYTERPDKVVANLLEGRVAILVDGSPLALLVPTIFNQFYQTVEDYTERFVLMSAIRLARFVALIFSLIFPSLYVAIISFNPELIPTEFAVAVAGGRAGVPFPAIIEVLVIEISMEVLREATIRLPQQVGGALSIVGVLVIGQAAVSAGFASPITIVIIALTTIGSFATPAYNAALALRLLRFPLIVLAGIFGLYGIMIGLILIVNHLLSLKSFGVPYLSPLVPGSFQGMKDLLIRGPLWWMKSRPVFLHVQDKTRVDSSTVEQLNESQGVELDPLKSKGRKEER
- a CDS encoding GerAB/ArcD/ProY family transporter → MEHPRQITVFQATAILVSTIIGVGVLALPLFAVRAADSGAPLVTLLGVLLGFVGLALITVLGMRFPTKSIVQYSEDIIGKWFAWIGSVFIVAFFAVLTSLTAREFGEVVVTSVLTRTPVEVTVIVMLLLAAISTRNNITTFAYIHYFYTPILLGPGLLIVVLSLKNAEVINLQPIWGNEPGGMLLGVVTIAALFQGSFIVTAVIPAMRRPQKAMKASIWGMVIAGGLYVSIVVAAVSVFGAEEIKFLLWPTLELAKATSLPANILERLDAAFLAVWVTAVFTTLFSSYFLTIHSASKLFRLRDYRLFSFFILPIVFIMAMFPQNIMHMYEIIQKVGRVGLIITIAYPGMLLLIAILRRKRGDRVEDKPMD